The Aigarchaeota archaeon genome segment TCCACGTGCTTTTAGTATGACTTTTCTTCCCTCGGTTAATGGTAGTGTTGTCGCAAGAACGTAGTTCATGGTTGGCTTTCTTCCCACCAGAATTACGGCTTCGCCAGATGGTCCTGCACTCATCTATATCCCCTCAGTTATACGATGATGTTAATGTCGAGATTCCTAAAAAACCTTTACTTTAAAATATCAGCTCTACTAACTAAGCATATTTTTATGTATATCCCAAGCTTTAAAGTTTCAGAGAGAAAGGTTTACCTTCCANNNNNNNNNNATATTTTGTCAGGTATTCTCGACCTCCATTTATTTAGAAAATTT includes the following:
- a CDS encoding RNA-binding protein (Sso10b; forms dimers; interacts with silencing protein Sir2 which regulates Alba by deacetylation of a lysine residue which affects DNA binding affinity; binds double-stranded DNA tightly distributed uniformly and abundantly on the chromosome) — protein: MSAGPSGEAVILVGRKPTMNYVLATTLPLTEGRKVILKARG